The genomic segment aaaatatgtacatatttatatgtttctacttttgttcggtttaatctgttataaaccaaactaaaatcctacggtttttataaaatcatatctattccgtttatatggtatataccaaaaccacaccatattttttattttggttcagttcagtttggtacggttcggttttaccatatttgACAGCCCTAGTTGGCAGTGTATCTCATTTGAAGGAGAATTACACAAGCAATCAAGCAATCAAGCAATCAAGCAAGGCCCCAAGAGGAGAGTTGGGCTTTCACTATTAGACAAAGCACTCATACGAAGCGAAGCACGAAGATGGAACCAAGTGGCTGATTATGTGGCCGGCCATATACATGCTCTTATCTTTTCTCCAGCAATCATTACCATTATGGATACAGCTGCCTTGTAGGATAGCTGATAAGAACTCTTTACCCCATTGATGATAAGCACTTTTCTCGCTAGAGTCTGTCTGAACGAAATCACTTTCCGGcgtaccaaaaaaaataaaaggagaaAAATGGAGGGAACTATGAAGTCAACGGCCAACTACGTTCCTCTCACTCCCATCAGCTTCCTTGATCGATCCGCCGTCGTCTACGCCGACAGAACCTCCGTAGTTTACGGTCCCGTCACCTACACGTGGCGGCAGACCCGTGACCGCTGCGTCAGAGTCGCCTCCGCTCTCTCCCAACTCGGTATCTCCTCCGGCGATGTGGTCAGAACCTTTTCTTTACCTTTGTGTGCATATGCATCTTTGGAGACCCTTTTTGTATTACGTAGATCGTTTCTTATTTAAAGATTTCAAATTTCCTCAAGCTCGAAAATAAAGTTTTCGACTTTGTAATCGAAATTTTGTCGTTTAGTGATGTGTTGTCGGAATTTGATCAGGTTTCGGTGTTGGCTCCAAACGTGCCAGCTATGGTCGAGTTACATTTCGCTGTTCCCATGGCTGGAGCTTTGCTCTGTACACTCAACATCCGCCACGACTCCGCACTCGTATCCGTTTTGCTAAAACACTCAGAGACCAAAGTGCTTTTCGCAGATCATCAGTTTCTCCAAATAGCTCAGGGAGCTTGCGAGATCCTCTCCAAGAAAGGCGAGAAGGTCCCTCTTTTGGTCTTGATCCAAGAACCTCTTGTTGTTTCGGGGAACAAGAAGAGGTTGATGGAGTACGAAGATGTTGTCTCCATGGGGGAAATCGAACTTCCAAGTTATAAGACCAAAGGACGAGTGTGATGCAATCTCTCTGAACTACACATCAGGCACCACTTCGAGCCCCAAGGGTGTTGTTTATAGTCACAGAGGCGCTTATTTGAATTCTCTGGCTACGGTTTTACTCAACGAAATGCACTCATCCCCTACTTACCTCTGGACTAATCCGATGTTTCACTGCAACGGCTGGTGCTTAATCTGGGGTGTTACCGCGATTGGTGGGAGTAATATATGTTTGAGGAACGTTACCGCAAAGGGTATATTCGATAACATTTGTCAACACAAGGTGACTCACATGGGAGGTGCACCAACTATACTGAACATGATCGTTAACGCTAGTGATTCCGAGAAGAAGCCGCTTCCGGGGAAGGTTTCCTTTATAACCGGTGCTGCACCGCCGCCAGCTCATGTGATTAAAAAGATGGAGGAGCTGGGGTTCTCTATGTTCCATTCGTATGGTTTAACGGAGACTTACGGACCGGGCACGGTCTGTGCGTGGAAGCCTGAGTGGGACCTTTTGCCTAGCGAAGAGCAGGCGAAAATGAAGGCAAGGCAAGGAGTGAATCATATAGGGATCGAGGAAGTCGCTGTTAAAGATCCTGTGACCTTGAGGACTTTGCCGGCTGATGGTGTGTCCATGGGTGAGGTTGTCTTCAGGGGGAACACGGTGATGAACGGTTACTTAAAGAACCCTGAAGCGACCAAGGAGTCTTTCAAAGGAGGTTGGTTTTGGAGTGGAGACTTGGGGGTTAAACACCCTGATGGTTACATAGAGCTGAAAGACAGGTCCAAAGACATTATAATCTCTGGAGGAGAGAACATAAGCTCGATCGAAGTGGAGTCTGTTCTGTTCTCTCATCCTTGTGTTCTTGAAGCAGCTGTGGTTGCGAGGCCTGATGAGTATTGGGGTGAGACTGCTTGTGCGTTTGTGAAGCTTAAAGACGGGTCTAAGGCAACGGCCGAGGAGATTATAAGCTACTGCAGGGGGAAGCTTCCGCATTATATGGCTCCGAGGAGTATTGTGTTTGAGGATCTTCCGAAAACATCGACTGGGAAAGTTCAGAAGTTTGTTCTGAGGACTAAGGCTATGGCTATGGGAAGCTTATCAAAGAAAGGAACTAGCAAGCTATGAACCGGTAAGGTTTTTTGTGTATCATGTTGGTTAAGGTAAACCGGAAATATTGTACTACAGACAATCCAAGCTGTGTCATTCTGAAATAAATGTATCATGTTCGTTTAAGATAAACCGGAATGATTATTGTGTTCTAAAATAAACCaagttgaaataaataaataaaacacagGTATGAAGTTGTATGGTTGTGGAAGATTAGATAGGTATGAAGTTGTATGGTTGTGGAAGATTCGATCTCTAGCATTTTCTGACTAGGAGTTGAATCTGATGGCAAGtggttatatttatattatcttaatTACTTTACTAAATTTGTAATTGGTTACATTAAAACGTATTTCCTCTCTTTCCTAAATAGTGTTGTTTGTAgagtttttttcatatatgttaaaaaatcatttaaaactaatatattaatttatacactaaatatttttgttctttctaactAATACActaaatcaatataaaaaaaaccttaaatgtttatttaaatGCAAAATGACACTCTTACATTCTTTGTAaaactaaaagataaaaaaaaacactgcaAATATGAGTACTCAACTGTTATTTGACCGGCCCAATACTCGGCTATATTAGATGATCTCAGACCGTTGATAATTTCCGGTTTTGGTGAACTATATATATGGATCCAAGAATCAATAAACCGGCTCACACCAATTTTGCTCAAAGATGGTGACAACACCAAGGAAACAGAAAGACAGACAAAAGAGTAATGATACTTTCCTCGGCGGTTCACGCAATTGTTCACTTACACTCTTTAGCAAAGTTAAAAATCTGAAATAGTGATTCCAAATATTCTTCTTTCTACAAATAGAtatgaaaaaaaaggaaagaagataTAAATGTAAAGCAAGAGTGATACTTACACTAAAACTAACATTTCAgagaaatgaaaaaagaaacaaagaaaaaaaacaaaaaaacatttcagAGACAGTAATggttttttaaaagattaaagtgatttaaagaaacaaaacatgaaaaaagaaacaaagcttGTGACTGGGCTCTGCTCTCAAAAAGATGGCCATAGTTTccaaaaaattgcaaaaactcCTGATTATTGGACAATTTAAATCAATAATGAATGGTTAGTAACCAAATAATTTGCTCATGATTATGCAAAACAAGATGGTTAATGGTCCAAACAAACTAAAAATCAAAAGAGAATAACTTGCAAGAGTCAATAAATCCAGCGCACGATAATTATGATCAAAATTAAGCagttaattaatcaaaaattcaaaatgatttaaatatataaatttaaaaaaaaaacaaaaagctgTTACCGAAGTGCTGGAGGCGGTGCCTCATTTCTTTCAGAGCCCAGAAATCTATAAGAAGTGTCCCAAAACCAAAggattttttcttaaaaaaaaagaaagatatttaATCGGTTCTCGCTGATATTTAAAAATCGAGAATCTCTTGCGGTGGTGGTGCAGATGTTGCGATTACAATAAAAGAGTTAAATcacacaataaacaaaaaaaaaaaaaaacacaacatgTTGTCATCTTGATTTTCGATTTCTGAAATAAATCTTTCAAACCAGACAGTTCTATCTAATCTCAAAAGGAGAAGacttttgtttctctctctctggcGTAGAGGCGAAGTTAACAGCGCCGCACGTAATAAGCCTTTCCATGGCTTTCCAGCGGCGGCGCTACAATTACTACAACCGTCTCCGCCGTCTCCTCCCGCTTATTTGCGGCTTCTCCGGAGCTCTTCTCATCCTCTTCGCTCTCCTCTCCGTCTTTTCCCCTCCTCCTGATGACTCCGATCGACGCATTTCCGTACTCTTTCTCCCTCTCTGTTAAGATTGTTTTAGAAGATTCTTacctcacttttttttttaacgtcgtTGATTCTGTTTTAAAATTGCAGAAGCAGCAGATTAACTATGGAGTCAATGATGAGAAGAAGCACGTAGCAGTGGTGGTTTTCAGAGTTCCGGTTAGGGTTTTTTTAAAACTCATTTCTGATGTTCTCTGTTTcaaagttttgttatttttttttttttttttttttttgaccgaAACAGAGAAGTGGAGGGAGATTAGATCGTGATATCTGGCGTTCTTGGAATGCTCAACTCTTTTACGGTTGCTGCAATGCAAGCACCAAGTTCCCAAGTGCGTAAaagcttctttcttttttaaaaaatttgatgcTTGTAGATATGAAATTAGATATAGAGAGAGCATTTCTGTAACCAGTACTAAGTTAAGCTATAGAACCAGTATTAGTTTCTGAGTTCAATGGATTTAATGTTAGTTTCTTGCTGCAGATGCTAAAGCAATTACTAGAAGCGATCGGTACTTGGCAATCGCCACTAGTGGTGGTTTAAACCAACAACGAACTGGAGTAAGTGTTCCtttcagctttttttttttttttttttttttttttgagtttgacCGTATCCAATTGACTTCTTTCAGATGTAGATGCTGTTGTTGCTGCTCGAATCCTAAACGCTACGCTTGTTATCCCTAAGTTAGACCAGAAATCCTACTGGAAAGATGCCAGGTTCCTGCTCAGATTCTTGACAACTCAAAACTCTATGCACCTTAATAACATTATCATAAGTTTGTGCTTTTATTTACGCAGTGACTTCTCCCACATCTTCCAAGTTGATTGGTTTATATCGTTTCTCTCAAAAGATGTCAAAATCATAGAGCAGCTTCCACCTAAAAGAGGACGAACGTGGAGTCCCAGCAGAATGCGTGTTCCAAGAAAATGCAACGAGAAATGTTATATCAATCGAGTACTACCCGTTCTTCAGAAAAGGCATGTAAGTTCTCCCAATCCTTTTCCCCTTCTTACTATTTAAATTGATGCTTAAGTATCTTGtaaaaatgtttttgatttCAGGCGGTTCAGTTGAATAAATTTGATTACAGACTTTCGAACAAGTTGAGAGATGATTTGCAGAAGCTGAGGTGTAGAGTAAACTACCACGCGCTTAAGTTCACTGATCCCATTCTCAAAATGGGCAACGAGTTGGTCAGAAGAATGCGGTCAAGGAGCAAGCACTACATTGCTTTACACCTTAGGTTTGAGCCTGACATGCTCGCCTTCTCGGGATGTTACTATGGTGGTGGTGACAAGGAGAAGAAAGAGTTAGGATCAATCAGAAGGAGATGGAAAACTTTACATGTTCGTGTTTGTGCCGTTCTTTTCCTATTATCTTATCAGAACGAGTtgaatatatattgtttttttatctctaaTCTCAGGTGAATAACCCGGAAAAGCAAAGGCGACAAGGAAGATGTCCGCTTACACCAGAGGGAAGTTGGATTAATGCTTAGAGCTTTAGGATATGGAAGCGATGTTCATATATATGTTGCATCAGGTGAAGTTTACGGAGGAGAAGAGTCATTAGCTCCGTTGAAAGCGCTCTTCCCACATTTCTATTCTAAAGACACTATAGCTACCAAAGAGGAGTTAGAACCcttctcttcttattcttcACGAATGGCTGCGTTGGACTTCCTTGTGTGCGATGAAAGCGATGTCTTTGTCACAAACAATAACGGGAACATGGCGAGAATATTAGCTGGTCGAAGGTAAATAGTTTAAACCAAAAGCAgctcttctttcttttatgTGTGTTTATATTGGTTTTGTGATTACAGGAGATATTTTGGACATAAACCGACGATTAGACCGAATGCAAAGAAGCTGTACAAGTTGTTTCTAAGCAAAGAGAACACAACTTGGGAGGAGTTTGCTTCAAGAGTCAGAACGTTTCAGAAAGGATTCATGGAGAGCCCAAGGAAGTCAGAGCCGGTAGAGGCGAGTTTCATGAGAATCCGTCCACTTGTATATGCGAAGCTAAGGCAAAAGAAGGAGGTATGGATTCAAGAAAACTCggtaagaaaaacaaaaaagaaggtGATGAACCGAAGGAAGATGAAGATGCAGAGTGGTCTTCAGATTATGAGGAAGACCAAACTGATTTGCATGACAGAGGGTTGTATAATGGTACGAGGCTGGATTATGAGGATATGTCTTCGGATGAGCCTGAGCTCGAAGAAATGCTGTCAGattgattcatttaaaaaagacttaaaaatatcattttacaaCCTTTTTGTTGTGGTGATATTACCTTCATCAATTTCTTCTGTACATAGGAATCCAATCCGAGGAAGaatggtttttttcttttttagtttcatttctttcttttactttttccGACAAGAATCAGAGTGACAACAGAATATTGATACTGAAAGGAATCTGGGTGAatgatagatagatagatacaaTAAAGATCCAAAACAATTGTGTCAAAGAAGATTGTTGTAAATACACAAGTGCCAACTTTTTTTCCGACAAAGATTTCGATGGGTCGTGTGTGGGTCAGAGCAAAAGAGATGCTGAGCTTTTTACTACAGTCTCGGAAGGAAAGGCTTCACTGATTCGATGACGACCTATCATATAAGGtatatataaaagcaagaaaagttAAATTAGATGAGTCCTGTGATTCGATAGGTTTAGAACTTAGAATAATTTACTTACCCTTCCGTCATATGATAATGATGCAAAAACCCAAGGCTCACGTGAGCTCCAAGCAAGTCCTGTGTTG from the Brassica napus cultivar Da-Ae chromosome C5 unlocalized genomic scaffold, Da-Ae chrC05_Random_32, whole genome shotgun sequence genome contains:
- the LOC106347269 gene encoding LOW QUALITY PROTEIN: butanoate--CoA ligase AAE1 (The sequence of the model RefSeq protein was modified relative to this genomic sequence to represent the inferred CDS: deleted 1 base in 1 codon), whose protein sequence is MISTFLARVCLNEITFRRTKKNKRRKMEGTMKSTANYVPLTPISFLDRSAVVYADRTSVVYGPVTYTWRQTRDRCVRVASALSQLGISSGDVVSVLAPNVPAMVELHFAVPMAGALLCTLNIRHDSALVSVLLKHSETKVLFADHQFLQIAQGACEILSKKGEKVPLLVLIQEPLVVSGNKKRLMEYEDVVSMGKSNFQVIRPKDECDAISLNYTSGTTSSPKGVVYSHRGAYLNSLATVLLNEMHSSPTYLWTNPMFHCNGWCLIWGVTAIGGSNICLRNVTAKGIFDNICQHKVTHMGGAPTILNMIVNASDSEKKPLPGKVSFITGAAPPPAHVIKKMEELGFSMFHSYGLTETYGPGTVCAWKPEWDLLPSEEQAKMKARQGVNHIGIEEVAVKDPVTLRTLPADGVSMGEVVFRGNTVMNGYLKNPEATKESFKGGWFWSGDLGVKHPDGYIELKDRSKDIIISGGENISSIEVESVLFSHPCVLEAAVVARPDEYWGETACAFVKLKDGSKATAEEIISYCRGKLPHYMAPRSIVFEDLPKTSTGKVQKFVLRTKAMAMGSLSKKGTSKL